From Chloroflexota bacterium, one genomic window encodes:
- a CDS encoding CbtB-domain containing protein, which produces MLTEVSQVAKPQWRAYLVSLALGLLLFFLMALDQGQLLSLIQGQVAYTQNLIHESVHDSRHVNGMPCH; this is translated from the coding sequence ATGTTGACGGAAGTTTCACAGGTTGCTAAACCACAATGGCGAGCCTATTTGGTTTCTTTGGCCTTGGGGCTATTGCTGTTTTTCTTGATGGCGTTAGATCAAGGTCAACTGCTCAGTTTGATTCAAGGCCAAGTTGCCTACACCCAAAATCTGATTCACGAATCGGTTCATGATAGCCGCCATGTTAACGGTATGCCCTGCCATTAA
- the cadA gene encoding cadmium-translocating P-type ATPase, translated as MSQQTISLPIRGMDCSSCALHIQTVLGELRGVVQTQVLFSAEKALITFDDQLLEPNALVQTIEQAGYQVPQLQAATPKLTPASASLLLLFGAIVVVVLGFSVLGEQLGWLDLLIDWIPWPIGVAVVLVAGYRIFWRVLQAAWRKTVLSHSLMSIGVIAALAIGQWPTALLVVLFMRIGEYVEQFTSSQARRAVKELTALAPTLAQVERDGTEIQLPIEAVQVGDVVVVRPGDQIPVDGVVLRGAATINQATITGESMPIDAIEGTQVFAATLATAGSLRIRATAVGRDSTFGNVIKLVEEAESQKAEIQRIGDAFSGYYLPVVALIALLTFVIQRDPLATAAVLLVACSCSFALATPIAMLATIGAAAKQGILIKGGKYLEALAKTSVVLIDKTGTLTHGQPAVSQVVVHAATNEAEVLRWAAAAEQDSEHPLAKAIVQAARDQAIDLPQISEFKSLAGSGVQAVIEAQSVVVGHRRLLGEHPLQTQATALEQQGQTVIWVLREQQVLGLIACADRLRADVAPAIAQLRRLGIETIEILTGDNLSVAANIAEQLGIGYQAELLPADKLAIVRRYQAQGHHVVMIGDGVNDAPALAQAHVGIAMGVAGTAVALDAAHIALLRDDWSLIPQALALALRTMRIVKGNLGFTVAYNVIGLSLAALGILPPVLAAAAQSLPDLGIMANSARLLRYKHLT; from the coding sequence ATTCAAACTGTTTTGGGCGAGCTACGTGGAGTGGTGCAAACACAAGTGTTGTTTTCAGCCGAAAAAGCCCTGATTACCTTTGATGATCAGCTGCTGGAACCAAACGCTTTAGTCCAAACGATTGAACAAGCGGGCTATCAGGTGCCGCAGCTTCAGGCGGCTACGCCAAAATTAACCCCTGCAAGTGCTAGTTTGTTGCTGCTCTTTGGTGCGATTGTCGTTGTAGTGTTGGGCTTCAGCGTGCTTGGGGAGCAGCTTGGTTGGCTTGATTTGCTAATCGACTGGATTCCTTGGCCGATTGGCGTGGCCGTAGTGCTTGTGGCGGGTTATCGGATTTTTTGGCGCGTACTGCAGGCAGCTTGGCGCAAAACAGTGCTTTCGCACAGCTTAATGAGCATTGGGGTGATTGCTGCTTTAGCGATTGGGCAATGGCCAACCGCGCTGCTGGTGGTGCTGTTTATGCGCATCGGCGAATATGTTGAACAATTTACTTCGAGCCAAGCTCGCCGTGCAGTCAAAGAATTAACCGCCTTGGCTCCAACCCTTGCTCAGGTTGAACGTGATGGAACTGAAATTCAGCTGCCAATCGAGGCAGTTCAAGTTGGCGATGTCGTAGTGGTGCGGCCTGGCGATCAAATTCCAGTGGATGGTGTAGTGCTACGAGGAGCCGCCACTATCAATCAAGCAACCATTACTGGCGAATCGATGCCAATTGATGCAATTGAGGGAACCCAGGTTTTTGCCGCAACCTTGGCAACTGCGGGAAGTTTGCGCATTCGAGCAACGGCGGTTGGTCGAGATAGCACCTTTGGCAATGTTATTAAATTGGTTGAAGAGGCTGAATCGCAAAAAGCCGAAATTCAACGGATTGGCGATGCTTTTTCGGGCTATTATCTGCCAGTTGTGGCGCTGATTGCCTTGTTGACCTTTGTGATTCAGCGTGATCCCTTGGCAACGGCGGCGGTGCTGTTGGTGGCATGTTCATGCTCATTTGCCCTAGCTACACCGATCGCTATGCTCGCGACGATTGGCGCAGCAGCTAAACAGGGCATCTTGATCAAAGGTGGTAAATATCTCGAAGCACTAGCCAAAACGAGTGTGGTACTCATTGATAAAACTGGTACGTTGACCCATGGCCAGCCTGCGGTGAGTCAGGTTGTGGTGCATGCTGCAACGAATGAGGCCGAGGTTTTGCGCTGGGCAGCGGCAGCCGAGCAAGATTCCGAGCATCCCTTGGCTAAGGCGATTGTGCAAGCTGCCCGTGATCAAGCAATTGACCTTCCCCAAATTAGTGAATTTAAGTCACTGGCGGGGTCGGGCGTACAAGCGGTGATCGAGGCTCAAAGCGTGGTTGTTGGGCATCGACGGTTGCTGGGCGAACATCCCTTACAAACTCAGGCCACCGCGCTAGAACAGCAGGGTCAAACCGTGATTTGGGTATTGCGCGAACAGCAAGTATTGGGATTAATTGCCTGTGCTGATCGCTTGCGAGCTGATGTTGCCCCGGCGATTGCTCAATTACGGCGTTTGGGTATTGAGACAATTGAAATCTTGACTGGTGATAATCTGTCAGTCGCAGCCAATATTGCCGAGCAATTAGGTATTGGCTATCAAGCTGAATTATTGCCCGCCGATAAATTAGCAATTGTGCGTCGTTACCAAGCGCAAGGCCACCATGTAGTGATGATTGGCGATGGCGTGAATGATGCTCCAGCTTTGGCTCAAGCCCATGTTGGAATTGCGATGGGTGTGGCGGGCACGGCGGTTGCCCTTGATGCTGCGCATATCGCCTTATTGCGCGATGATTGGAGCTTAATTCCGCAAGCTTTGGCCTTGGCTTTACGCACCATGCGGATCGTTAAGGGCAATCTTGGCTTTACCGTGGCCTATAACGTGATTGGCCTTAGTTTGGCCGCCTTGGGAATCTTACCACCTGTTTTGGCTGCCGCCGCCCAATCGCTACCCGATTTAGGCATTATGGCCAATTCAGCCCGATTATTGCGTTACAAACATTTGACATGA
- the rpsG gene encoding 30S ribosomal protein S7 → MPRRRKIAKRIVPGDPIHNSVHVQMLINKVMMHGKKSVAENIVYRALDVAAQRLNREPVDLFEQVLRNSSPTIEVRPKRVGGSTYQVPVEVKSDRRIALAIRWLLTAARGRSGKPMHERLALELVDAFNNTGATVKRREEVHRMAEANRAFSHYARF, encoded by the coding sequence ATGCCACGACGACGAAAAATTGCCAAGCGGATTGTGCCTGGTGATCCAATTCACAACAGCGTACACGTGCAAATGTTGATCAATAAGGTCATGATGCACGGTAAAAAAAGTGTCGCTGAAAATATCGTATATCGCGCGTTGGATGTTGCAGCTCAACGCTTGAACCGCGAACCAGTTGATCTGTTCGAACAAGTGCTGCGCAACTCCAGCCCTACCATCGAAGTTCGCCCAAAGCGCGTCGGTGGTTCAACCTACCAAGTGCCTGTTGAAGTGAAAAGCGACCGCCGGATTGCCTTGGCGATTCGTTGGTTGTTGACCGCCGCTCGCGGTCGCAGCGGCAAACCAATGCACGAACGCTTGGCGCTCGAATTGGTCGATGCTTTCAACAACACTGGTGCAACCGTCAAGCGTCGTGAAGAAGTTCACCGTATGGCCGAAGCCAACCGCGCCTTCTCACACTACGCTCGCTTCTAA
- the fusA gene encoding elongation factor G: MPRSTPLDRVRNIGIIAHIDAGKTTTTERILFYTGRNYKIGEVHEGAATMDWMEQERERGITITAAATTAHWEYAEQRYQVNIIDTPGHVDFTAEVERSLRVLDGGVVVFDAVAGVEPQSETVWRQADKYNVPRICFVNKMDRMGANFDRTVQMIVDRLGAKPVPIQLPIGAEDRFQGIIDLMENKAIFYMDDVGKVQEEREIPAELAEKAKAAREYMLEAIAETDDELMMLYLEGEELQVPELRRALRAATIGNKLVPVLCGSALKNKGVQRMLDAVVLLLPSPLEIPVTKAVRPGVDSEAEDAEFIERPADENAPFTGLVFKIMADPFVGKLAYFRVYSGKLETGSYVLNTTKNKRERVGRLLQMHANHREEIKEVYAGDIAAVVGPKDTFTGDTICSPDDPVVLESIKFPEPVISVAIEPKTKADQDKMSIALSRLAEEDPTFRLNTDVETGQTIIRGMGELHLEVIVDRMMREFKVEANVGKPQVAYRESITRSVDIDSKFVRQSGGKGQYGHVKVKFEPSGEGEGYIFVNGIVGGVVPREYVPAVEAGIREAMETGVIAGYPVVDVKATLFDGSYHDVDSSEMAFKIAASMALKDGVRKGGPQILEPIMKIEVIVPEDYMGSVIGDVNSRRGRIEGMEARGNAQVVRGFVPLANMFGYVNDLRSQTQGRATYSMEFHHYEPIPRNLQEELVEKARS; the protein is encoded by the coding sequence ATGCCTCGCTCGACACCACTCGACAGAGTACGCAATATTGGGATTATTGCCCACATTGACGCAGGGAAAACTACCACCACCGAACGGATTTTGTTCTATACCGGTCGTAACTATAAGATCGGTGAAGTCCACGAAGGCGCTGCCACCATGGACTGGATGGAACAAGAACGCGAACGCGGGATTACGATTACCGCTGCTGCTACCACCGCTCACTGGGAATATGCTGAGCAACGCTATCAAGTCAATATTATTGATACCCCTGGCCACGTGGACTTTACGGCTGAAGTAGAGCGCTCATTGCGCGTGCTCGACGGTGGCGTAGTGGTGTTCGATGCAGTGGCCGGTGTGGAGCCACAATCAGAAACGGTGTGGCGACAAGCTGATAAATATAACGTGCCTCGGATTTGTTTTGTCAACAAGATGGACCGCATGGGCGCAAACTTCGATCGCACCGTTCAGATGATTGTTGATCGCCTTGGCGCAAAACCAGTGCCGATCCAATTGCCAATCGGGGCCGAAGATCGCTTCCAAGGGATCATCGACTTGATGGAAAACAAGGCCATCTTCTACATGGACGATGTTGGTAAAGTCCAAGAAGAACGCGAAATTCCTGCTGAATTGGCTGAAAAAGCCAAAGCAGCCCGCGAATATATGCTCGAAGCCATCGCCGAAACCGACGATGAGTTGATGATGCTCTATCTCGAAGGCGAAGAATTGCAAGTGCCTGAATTGCGCCGCGCTCTGCGTGCCGCCACCATTGGCAACAAATTGGTGCCAGTCTTGTGTGGTTCAGCCTTGAAAAACAAGGGCGTGCAACGCATGCTCGACGCAGTGGTCTTGCTCTTGCCTTCACCATTGGAAATTCCAGTAACCAAGGCTGTGCGCCCAGGCGTTGATTCAGAAGCCGAAGATGCAGAGTTCATCGAGCGTCCAGCCGATGAAAATGCACCTTTCACTGGTTTGGTCTTCAAAATTATGGCTGACCCATTCGTGGGTAAGTTGGCCTACTTCCGCGTTTACTCAGGTAAACTCGAAACTGGCTCATACGTTTTGAACACCACCAAGAACAAGCGCGAACGGGTTGGTCGCTTGCTGCAAATGCACGCTAACCACCGCGAAGAAATCAAGGAAGTCTATGCAGGCGATATCGCAGCTGTGGTGGGTCCAAAGGATACCTTCACTGGCGATACCATCTGTTCACCAGATGATCCGGTGGTTTTGGAAAGCATCAAGTTCCCAGAACCAGTGATTTCGGTGGCGATCGAGCCAAAAACCAAAGCCGACCAAGACAAGATGTCGATTGCACTCTCACGCTTGGCCGAAGAAGATCCAACCTTCCGCTTGAACACCGATGTCGAAACTGGCCAAACGATCATCCGCGGGATGGGCGAATTGCACTTGGAAGTTATCGTCGATCGCATGATGCGCGAATTCAAGGTTGAAGCCAACGTTGGTAAACCACAAGTGGCCTATCGCGAAAGCATCACCCGCAGCGTCGATATCGATAGCAAGTTCGTGCGCCAATCGGGCGGTAAAGGCCAATACGGTCACGTTAAGGTCAAGTTCGAGCCATCAGGCGAAGGTGAAGGCTACATCTTCGTCAACGGGATCGTTGGTGGGGTTGTACCTCGCGAATACGTCCCAGCAGTCGAAGCTGGTATCCGCGAAGCCATGGAAACTGGCGTTATCGCTGGCTACCCCGTGGTTGACGTGAAAGCGACCTTGTTCGACGGCTCATACCACGACGTTGACTCGTCGGAAATGGCCTTCAAGATCGCCGCTTCAATGGCCTTGAAGGACGGCGTGCGCAAGGGCGGCCCACAAATCTTGGAACCAATCATGAAAATTGAAGTGATTGTGCCCGAAGATTACATGGGTAGCGTGATCGGCGACGTAAACAGCCGCCGTGGTCGCATCGAAGGGATGGAAGCTCGCGGTAACGCTCAAGTCGTGCGTGGCTTCGTGCCATTGGCCAACATGTTTGGTTATGTCAACGATTTGCGCTCACAAACCCAAGGCCGCGCAACCTACTCGATGGAATTCCATCACTACGAGCCAATTCCACGCAACTTGCAAGAAGAATTGGTCGAAAAAGCTCGCAGCTAA
- a CDS encoding CbtA family protein, whose amino-acid sequence MQRISFGVVLKALLLAVLLAGAVVATFHLLFTEPLIDQAIGYEDLNHTLNETPHAGGDEPIVSRNGQKIGLFVGYGLYGLSWALLLSVVFHLGQGFFGKLGLRQTGLMFALLVFWACALMPFLKYPANPPGVGEPDTVNLRQQLYVGIQVASAVGVGVALTLGRWLAARWKLPEWACSGLLLLLSGFIIQLSFPAATDPIRLPMELVNEFRAWSLAGLSLYWLIVGVAFGGLLRFFTRKPQPITNLKPLPQ is encoded by the coding sequence ATGCAACGAATTTCTTTTGGTGTTGTGCTCAAGGCCTTGTTGCTCGCGGTTTTGCTGGCGGGCGCAGTGGTCGCAACATTTCATTTATTGTTCACCGAGCCGTTAATCGACCAAGCGATTGGCTATGAAGATTTGAATCATACACTCAACGAAACTCCCCATGCTGGCGGTGATGAGCCAATTGTCAGCCGCAATGGCCAAAAAATTGGCTTGTTTGTTGGCTATGGGCTATATGGCTTAAGTTGGGCTTTGCTGTTGTCGGTGGTGTTTCACCTTGGGCAAGGCTTTTTTGGCAAGCTTGGTTTACGCCAAACAGGCTTAATGTTTGCCTTGTTGGTATTTTGGGCCTGCGCCTTGATGCCATTCCTGAAGTATCCAGCCAATCCACCAGGCGTTGGCGAGCCAGATACCGTCAATCTGCGCCAGCAACTCTACGTTGGTATTCAAGTTGCCTCGGCGGTTGGAGTTGGTGTGGCTTTGACGCTTGGGCGTTGGCTTGCAGCACGTTGGAAGCTGCCAGAATGGGCTTGTAGTGGATTATTGTTATTGCTTAGTGGCTTCATTATCCAATTAAGCTTTCCGGCGGCAACCGATCCAATTCGCTTGCCGATGGAGTTGGTCAATGAATTTCGGGCTTGGTCGTTGGCTGGCTTAAGTTTATATTGGCTGATCGTCGGAGTCGCATTTGGTGGCTTGTTACGCTTCTTCACGCGCAAGCCTCAGCCAATCACCAACTTAAAACCTCTTCCTCAATAA
- a CDS encoding MerR family transcriptional regulator, producing MPGLSIGEVAQQTGLQPSAIRYYEQMGLIPKPQRHNTRRRYDSSVLQWIDLINLARKAGFSIAEVQTLIHGFSEDTPPSARWRTMATTKLTQVAQQIQDLQQMQALLNHGLQCQCLRLEDCRISNQQGCREQCSGADQA from the coding sequence ATGCCAGGATTATCAATCGGCGAAGTTGCCCAACAAACAGGCCTCCAACCATCAGCAATTCGCTATTATGAACAGATGGGCTTAATTCCCAAGCCGCAACGTCATAACACTCGCCGCCGTTACGATTCCAGCGTGTTGCAATGGATTGATTTGATCAATTTGGCGCGTAAAGCAGGTTTTTCGATCGCCGAGGTTCAAACATTAATTCATGGCTTTAGCGAGGATACGCCGCCATCAGCCCGTTGGCGCACGATGGCCACCACCAAATTAACCCAAGTAGCCCAACAAATTCAGGATTTGCAGCAAATGCAGGCATTACTCAATCATGGTTTGCAATGTCAGTGTTTGCGCCTAGAAGATTGTCGGATTAGCAATCAGCAGGGGTGTCGTGAGCAATGTAGCGGAGCAGATCAGGCCTGA
- a CDS encoding STAS domain-containing protein, which translates to MLRITQRQATLALLVLLNITTAAIDAVIIIRNGWQNPLLMGVILLILCGISVAYWRGIEWSRWLIVGFVTLICAGFVDKTQPVNLVTLIPPVMALIMGSSTAVVISAVVGYGGILVRANFDGAYAAVDNLVAYALLIAAIVLIRTISETNLLTLQDTISKSDGEQRRIKAQSTLMRSQADALLKQNQEQQRLLALVETLETPAVTIAANVLLAPLVGALDPKRVEQIQKRLLANIHRQRTRLLILDLAGVRELSNEAAEKVLVMMQAIRLLGCEVTVTSASAEIAMQFGDLGVDRELFQTAQTPQIALEQSIYSLSKP; encoded by the coding sequence ATGCTACGAATCACCCAACGCCAAGCCACACTGGCACTTTTAGTACTCTTAAATATCACCACTGCCGCAATCGATGCGGTGATCATTATTCGCAATGGTTGGCAAAATCCGCTGCTAATGGGGGTTATTTTGCTGATCCTGTGTGGTATCAGCGTAGCTTACTGGCGTGGCATCGAGTGGAGTCGTTGGTTAATCGTCGGGTTTGTGACGCTAATTTGTGCTGGCTTTGTTGATAAAACCCAGCCGGTTAATTTGGTAACCCTGATTCCCCCAGTTATGGCGCTGATCATGGGTTCTTCAACTGCGGTGGTTATTAGCGCCGTAGTTGGCTATGGCGGAATCCTAGTCCGAGCCAATTTCGATGGAGCCTATGCCGCCGTCGATAACTTAGTGGCCTATGCCTTGTTGATTGCCGCAATCGTGTTGATTCGCACGATTAGCGAAACTAATTTGCTCACGCTGCAAGATACAATCAGTAAATCCGATGGCGAACAACGCCGCATCAAAGCACAATCGACGCTGATGCGCAGCCAAGCTGATGCCTTGCTCAAGCAAAATCAGGAGCAACAGCGCTTATTGGCCTTAGTCGAAACCCTCGAAACTCCCGCCGTGACAATCGCTGCCAACGTGCTATTAGCTCCCTTGGTCGGGGCACTCGATCCCAAACGGGTTGAACAAATTCAAAAACGCTTGCTAGCCAACATTCATCGCCAGCGCACCCGTCTGCTAATTTTAGATTTAGCCGGAGTTCGCGAACTTTCCAACGAGGCCGCAGAGAAAGTGCTGGTGATGATGCAGGCAATTCGTTTGCTTGGTTGTGAAGTAACGGTTACCAGCGCTTCAGCAGAAATCGCCATGCAATTCGGCGATCTTGGGGTCGATCGCGAGCTGTTCCAAACGGCGCAAACTCCTCAAATTGCGCTTGAACAGAGCATCTATAGCTTGAGCAAGCCCTAA